The Hypanus sabinus isolate sHypSab1 chromosome 31, sHypSab1.hap1, whole genome shotgun sequence genome window below encodes:
- the LOC132383811 gene encoding histone H2B 1/2-like produces the protein MPDAPKPAPKKGAKKAPSKPASKSGKKRKRTRKESYAIYIYKVMKQVHPDTGISSKAMSIMNSFVNDIFERIAGEASRLAHYNKRSTISSREIQTAVRLLLPGELAKHAVSEGTKAVTKYTSSK, from the coding sequence ATGCCTGATGCACCGAAACCCGCTCCCAAGAAGGGCGCCAAGAAAGCTCCGTCCAAACCGGCGAGCAAGTCTGGCAAGAAGCGCAAGAGGACGAGGAAGGAGAGTTACGCCATCTACATCtacaaagtgatgaagcaggttcaccccgacaccggcatctcctccaaggccatgagCATCATGAATTCATTCGTGAACGATATTTTCGAGCGCATCGCGGGTGAGGCTTCCCGCCTGGCCCATTACAACAagcggtccaccatcagctcccgggagatccagaccgccgtgcgcctgctgctgcccggagagctggccaagcacgccgtgtccgaagggacaaaggcggtgaccaagtacaccagctccaaGTGA